A single genomic interval of Syntrophaceae bacterium harbors:
- a CDS encoding biotin-dependent carboxyltransferase family protein, whose product MDAFRVLSPGSLTTVQDRGRFGFIDRGVPPSGALDPFAYRMANLLAGSPGGAAVLEITVMGPSLEVLCDSADIALAGADMELTVNRQAAPMWQTVRVRKGDLVRIGQARSGCRAYLAVTGGIDVPVIMGSRSTCLKAGIGGVEGRMLRKGDILRRFEGETLPQPRALPPGRIPVYRPEIVLRAIPGPQEEAFGSGLDVFFSAPYEITPEADRMGYRLQGPPVHHGEGFPQSIISEPTVPGNVQLPADGQPIILLVEQTTGGYTKIATVISPDIPNIAQAVPGNRVRFQRVTLEEAHRAVREEALVTRELEALLTAGR is encoded by the coding sequence ATGGACGCCTTCCGCGTGCTGTCCCCGGGCTCCCTCACGACGGTCCAGGACCGCGGCCGCTTCGGCTTCATCGACCGCGGGGTCCCCCCATCGGGCGCCCTGGACCCCTTCGCGTACCGCATGGCCAACCTTCTCGCGGGCAGCCCCGGGGGAGCCGCGGTGCTCGAGATCACCGTGATGGGCCCGTCGCTGGAAGTTCTCTGCGATTCGGCCGACATCGCCCTGGCGGGGGCCGACATGGAGCTGACGGTGAACCGGCAGGCCGCCCCGATGTGGCAAACCGTGCGCGTGCGCAAGGGGGACCTCGTCCGGATCGGCCAGGCGAGAAGCGGCTGCCGGGCCTACCTGGCCGTCACCGGCGGCATCGACGTGCCCGTCATCATGGGCAGCCGGTCCACCTGCCTGAAGGCTGGCATCGGGGGCGTCGAGGGCCGGATGCTCCGCAAGGGCGACATCCTCCGGCGATTCGAGGGGGAGACCCTCCCTCAGCCCCGGGCGCTCCCGCCGGGGCGCATCCCCGTCTATCGCCCCGAGATCGTGCTGCGGGCCATCCCCGGCCCCCAGGAGGAGGCTTTCGGCAGCGGGCTCGACGTTTTCTTCAGCGCCCCCTACGAGATCACGCCCGAGGCGGACCGCATGGGGTACCGGCTCCAGGGCCCGCCCGTCCACCACGGCGAGGGGTTCCCGCAGAGCATCATCTCGGAGCCCACTGTGCCGGGAAACGTGCAGCTGCCGGCCGACGGCCAGCCCATCATCCTGCTCGTGGAGCAGACGACGGGGGGATACACGAAGATCGCCACGGTCATCTCCCCCGACATCCCGAACATCGCCCAGGCCGTCCCCGGCAACCGCGTGCGGTTCCAGCGGGTGACGCTCGAGGAGGCGCACCGCGCCGTCCGCGAGGAGGCCCTCGTGACGCGCGAGCTCGAGGCCCTTCTGACAGCCGGCCGATAG
- a CDS encoding TRAP transporter large permease subunit, whose protein sequence is MNLDLGPVSATICGLLILFLGGSVWIGIALFLVGIGGFFFYSDVAFGSIIANVAWNQTSGSAMMALPFFIWMGEILFRSRISADLFRGLAPWMDAIPGRLIHVNILACTFFAAVSGSSAATTATVGKITVPELQKRNYDHALSIGSLAGAGTLGFMIPPSMMMLVYGIIGDVSIGKLFIAGFLPGFMLAGLFSGYILIRCLINPSLTPRGDDRFTWADRMRAVPAIAPVVILVLLVLGSIYTGWATPTEAGAVGVVGAFFFAALTRSLTWDVFRVSLINSVKTSCMIMLIVMGASYLSNVMGFLGITRALTQAVVSLQLSPYMLIAILTVLYLLLGCLIDGFSMIVMTAPLVLPLIEAAGFDLVWFGIYLVVMIELAQVTPPVGFNLFVISSLNNDDLFTIARAAFPFFLLMLLATVLLTVFPGIALYLPGKMK, encoded by the coding sequence ATGAACCTCGACCTGGGACCCGTATCGGCCACGATCTGCGGCCTGCTGATTCTCTTCCTGGGCGGATCCGTCTGGATCGGCATCGCCCTGTTCCTCGTGGGGATCGGCGGCTTTTTCTTTTACAGCGACGTGGCCTTCGGCTCGATCATCGCCAACGTCGCCTGGAACCAGACGAGCGGTTCGGCCATGATGGCGCTGCCCTTCTTCATCTGGATGGGGGAGATCCTCTTCCGCAGCCGCATCTCGGCGGACCTCTTCCGGGGCCTGGCGCCCTGGATGGACGCCATTCCCGGCAGGCTCATCCACGTCAACATCCTGGCCTGCACCTTCTTCGCCGCCGTGAGCGGATCCTCGGCGGCCACCACGGCCACGGTGGGCAAGATCACCGTGCCCGAGCTGCAGAAGCGCAACTATGACCACGCCCTGTCCATCGGGTCGCTGGCCGGCGCGGGGACCCTGGGTTTCATGATCCCGCCGAGCATGATGATGCTCGTCTACGGCATCATCGGCGACGTGAGCATCGGCAAGCTCTTCATCGCGGGCTTCCTCCCCGGCTTCATGCTCGCGGGCCTCTTCAGCGGCTACATCCTGATCCGGTGCCTGATCAACCCGTCGCTGACCCCCAGGGGCGATGACCGGTTCACCTGGGCGGACCGCATGCGGGCCGTCCCCGCGATCGCCCCCGTGGTCATCCTGGTGCTGCTGGTGCTGGGGAGCATCTACACGGGGTGGGCCACGCCCACGGAGGCGGGCGCCGTGGGGGTCGTGGGGGCCTTCTTCTTCGCGGCCCTGACCCGCAGCCTGACCTGGGACGTCTTCCGGGTGAGCCTCATCAACTCCGTGAAGACCAGCTGCATGATCATGCTCATCGTCATGGGCGCCTCCTACCTGTCGAACGTCATGGGGTTCCTGGGCATCACGCGGGCCCTCACGCAGGCCGTGGTCTCCCTCCAGCTGTCGCCCTACATGCTCATCGCCATCCTGACGGTCCTCTACCTGCTCCTCGGGTGCCTCATCGACGGCTTTTCCATGATCGTCATGACGGCGCCGCTCGTCCTTCCCCTGATCGAGGCGGCCGGGTTCGACCTCGTGTGGTTCGGCATCTACCTCGTGGTCATGATCGAGCTGGCACAGGTCACGCCCCCGGTGGGCTTCAACCTCTTCGTCATCAGCAGCCTCAACAACGACGACCTGTTCACCATCGCCAGGGCGGCCTTCCCGTTCTTCCTGCTCATGCTGCTGGCGACGGTGCTGCTGACGGTGTTCCCCGGGATCGCCCTGTACCTGCCCGGCAAGATGAAGTGA
- a CDS encoding glycerol acyltransferase — translation MHKTIFESPFFSGLFRVLSLLFLRLAGWRRVGRVPDLRKYVIIGAHHTSNWDAPIAIALVFAFRLKAYWLGKHTAFRWPFGGLLKWLGGIPIDRTKSADVVSQMIEEMKKRAELVLLLAPEGTRKKVARWKTGFYHIARGAGVPIVLAFLDYARKEGGLGPVFHPTGDFEADMKAILQFYSTVTGRRPERMGIMEAPQG, via the coding sequence ATGCACAAGACCATCTTCGAGAGCCCCTTCTTCAGCGGCCTGTTCCGCGTCCTGTCCCTCCTCTTCCTGAGGCTGGCCGGCTGGCGCAGGGTCGGCCGGGTCCCCGACCTGCGGAAGTACGTCATCATCGGTGCCCATCACACCTCAAACTGGGACGCGCCGATCGCGATCGCCCTGGTGTTCGCCTTCCGTCTCAAGGCATACTGGCTCGGCAAGCACACCGCCTTCCGGTGGCCCTTCGGCGGGCTCCTGAAATGGCTGGGGGGCATCCCCATCGACCGCACGAAGTCGGCCGACGTGGTTTCCCAGATGATCGAGGAGATGAAAAAGCGCGCGGAGCTCGTCCTTCTGCTGGCGCCCGAGGGGACCCGGAAAAAGGTTGCGCGCTGGAAGACGGGGTTCTACCACATCGCCCGCGGGGCCGGCGTCCCCATCGTGCTGGCGTTCCTCGACTATGCCCGCAAGGAGGGGGGGCTGGGGCCCGTCTTCCACCCCACCGGCGACTTCGAGGCCGACATGAAGGCCATCCTGCAATTCTACTCCACGGTCACCGGCAGGCGCCCCGAGCGGATGGGCATCATGGAGGCCCCGCAGGGCTGA
- a CDS encoding ChaN family lipoprotein yields the protein MNRTARILSVSLTIVMMLSHAGCREGSAVRLADRARIPFDRMIEEVSTSRVIIVGETHDNPAHHELQLRVIRRLHERGLPLAVGLEMFRADSQEHLDKWWRGEMPIDRFEALYRENWGMPWVLYRDIFLYSRQQRIPLVGLNVSRQIIAKVAREGYGSLTEQERKQLPPGLTCTVDEAYRSFIRKTFAAHAHGSGRSFENFCEAQMVWDTAMAIYALEYLDRHPGSRMVILTGSVHAWKRAIPRQIATMRPDVTVTVILPAPDGAESRAALTSEDADFMVLN from the coding sequence ATGAACCGAACCGCCCGGATCCTGTCGGTATCCTTGACAATCGTGATGATGCTGTCCCACGCGGGGTGCAGGGAGGGCAGCGCCGTTCGTCTCGCGGACCGGGCCCGGATCCCATTCGACCGGATGATCGAGGAGGTCTCGACCAGCCGGGTCATCATCGTGGGCGAAACCCACGACAACCCGGCCCATCACGAGCTGCAGCTCAGGGTCATCCGCCGGCTCCACGAACGGGGCTTGCCGCTGGCCGTCGGACTCGAGATGTTCAGGGCCGACAGCCAGGAACACCTTGACAAGTGGTGGCGCGGTGAGATGCCGATAGATCGGTTTGAGGCCCTTTACCGGGAAAACTGGGGGATGCCCTGGGTTCTCTACAGGGACATATTCCTGTATTCGAGGCAGCAGAGGATCCCTCTTGTCGGCCTCAACGTGTCCCGGCAGATCATCGCCAAGGTGGCCCGCGAGGGCTACGGGTCGCTGACGGAGCAGGAGAGGAAGCAGCTGCCGCCGGGCCTGACCTGCACCGTGGACGAGGCGTACCGGAGCTTCATCAGGAAAACGTTCGCGGCGCACGCGCACGGGTCGGGGCGATCCTTCGAGAACTTCTGCGAGGCCCAGATGGTGTGGGACACGGCCATGGCGATTTATGCCCTCGAATACCTCGACAGGCACCCGGGGAGCCGGATGGTGATCCTGACCGGGTCGGTGCATGCCTGGAAAAGGGCGATTCCCCGGCAAATCGCGACGATGCGGCCCGACGTGACGGTCACGGTCATCCTGCCGGCCCCGGACGGTGCGGAGAGCCGGGCGGCGCTGACGTCGGAGGATGCGGACTTCATGGTCCTGAACTAG
- a CDS encoding PAS domain S-box protein encodes MTLNVQELKRISFDLVSGGMRGDLGRDLNRKIIVFNAFSLIGILNLILLGILAYLQQNPWLAVLDFCAAAALAVLIVYLRRTKDYRTAFYCGVGVVGMLYYYLLFTGGVNNTAHVWYFTFPLIASFILGSRPGLAATLLLLVPAIAFFMWENPPSPFTTYTLDFKLRFIPSFLVVTAFAYFFERTREKATMQLEGVNAELKSTVLVLQDTQEKLRKAGEELEGRVQERTAQLYQANLQLAAEMEERRRSEAALRESEGKLNAILRSIGDSMIMIDRDLNVIWYNEKAKEFFAVGCEGSKCHEVLCGKPWPCEPYPCYALRTFRDGEIHSSDATLTTRQGQEASFHCVANVALRDANGAPTAVLTILRDITDRKRAENALAESERKYRTLFEDSVEAMSVSREGRMIDVNPAWLALHGYRDKAEVLGRDVMEFIHPEDRHILARRREAWPNHDLRSYQIRDIRRDGDIVDIEVCASRIALTGQEAILTTLRDVTEKKRSERERKALEERLARSEKMEALGTLAGGVAHDLNNILGGMVGYPDLLLMELPDDSPLRRGILTIKQSGERAAAIVQDLLTLARRGVPVMEPVGLNRIVTEYLQSPEFERLRSFHPGIRIETDLADDLLPIQGSSLHLSKVVMNLVSNAAEAMPCGGVIRIETANQYVDKVIRGYDQVAEGEYIVLKVSDTGVGIAPKDIKKIFEPFYTKKIMGRSGTGLGMAVVWGTVKDHKGYIDIDSVEGKGTTFFLYFPVNRTAVKQEERKITIENYLSKGETILVVDDVAEQRELASAMLRKLGYVTETLASGEEAVEYLKQKPASLVILDMIMEPGIDGLETYRKIREHRPGQKAIIVSGFAETDRVKEAQRLGAGPYLKKPYTLEKIAIAVRRELDKAA; translated from the coding sequence ATGACCCTGAACGTGCAGGAACTCAAGAGGATCTCCTTCGATCTGGTCAGCGGGGGCATGCGCGGCGATCTCGGGCGCGACCTCAACCGCAAGATCATCGTCTTCAACGCCTTTTCCCTGATCGGCATCCTCAATCTCATCCTGCTGGGCATCCTTGCCTATCTCCAGCAGAACCCCTGGCTCGCCGTGCTGGATTTCTGCGCCGCCGCCGCCCTCGCAGTCCTGATCGTCTACCTGCGGCGGACCAAGGATTACAGGACCGCGTTCTACTGCGGCGTCGGCGTCGTCGGCATGCTCTACTACTACCTGCTCTTCACGGGCGGGGTCAACAACACGGCCCACGTCTGGTACTTCACGTTTCCCCTGATCGCCTCGTTCATCCTCGGGTCGCGGCCGGGCCTCGCCGCCACGCTCCTGCTTCTCGTCCCGGCGATCGCGTTCTTCATGTGGGAGAACCCGCCGAGCCCCTTCACGACGTACACCCTCGATTTCAAGCTGCGCTTCATCCCCTCCTTCCTCGTCGTGACCGCCTTCGCGTACTTCTTCGAGAGGACGCGGGAAAAGGCCACGATGCAGCTCGAGGGTGTCAACGCGGAACTCAAGAGCACCGTCCTGGTCCTGCAGGACACGCAGGAGAAGCTGCGAAAGGCGGGCGAGGAACTCGAGGGCCGGGTCCAGGAGCGGACCGCCCAGCTCTACCAGGCGAACCTGCAGCTGGCGGCCGAGATGGAGGAGCGCAGGCGCTCCGAAGCGGCCCTGCGGGAAAGCGAGGGCAAGCTCAATGCCATACTGCGGTCCATCGGCGACAGCATGATCATGATCGACCGGGACCTCAACGTGATCTGGTACAACGAGAAGGCCAAGGAGTTCTTCGCCGTGGGCTGCGAGGGCAGCAAGTGCCACGAGGTGCTGTGCGGAAAGCCGTGGCCCTGCGAGCCCTATCCCTGCTACGCCCTCCGGACGTTCCGCGACGGCGAGATCCACAGCAGCGACGCGACGCTCACGACGCGCCAGGGGCAGGAGGCCTCCTTCCACTGCGTGGCCAACGTGGCCCTGCGGGACGCCAACGGGGCCCCGACGGCGGTCCTGACGATCCTGCGGGACATCACGGACCGCAAGCGGGCCGAGAACGCGCTGGCGGAGTCCGAGAGGAAATACAGGACCCTCTTCGAGGACTCCGTGGAGGCGATGAGCGTCTCGCGCGAGGGCAGGATGATCGACGTCAACCCGGCCTGGCTCGCCCTGCACGGCTACAGGGACAAGGCGGAGGTGCTCGGCCGGGACGTGATGGAATTCATCCACCCCGAGGACCGGCACATCCTGGCACGGCGCCGCGAGGCGTGGCCGAACCACGACCTGCGATCCTACCAGATCCGCGACATCCGGCGGGACGGGGACATCGTCGACATCGAGGTCTGCGCCAGCCGCATCGCGCTCACGGGCCAGGAGGCGATCCTCACCACCCTGCGGGACGTGACGGAAAAGAAACGCAGCGAGAGGGAGCGGAAGGCACTCGAGGAGAGGCTCGCCCGCTCGGAGAAGATGGAGGCCCTCGGGACCCTCGCCGGCGGCGTGGCCCATGACCTCAACAACATTCTCGGCGGCATGGTCGGCTACCCCGACCTGCTCCTCATGGAGCTTCCGGACGACAGCCCCCTGCGCCGCGGCATCCTCACGATCAAGCAATCGGGCGAGCGGGCGGCGGCCATCGTCCAGGACCTGCTGACCCTCGCGCGGCGCGGCGTGCCCGTGATGGAGCCCGTGGGCCTCAACCGCATCGTCACGGAATACCTGCAGAGCCCCGAGTTCGAGAGGCTCCGCTCGTTCCATCCCGGCATCCGCATCGAGACCGACCTGGCCGACGATCTCCTCCCCATCCAGGGCTCGTCCCTGCATCTCTCCAAGGTCGTGATGAATCTCGTCTCCAACGCCGCCGAGGCCATGCCCTGCGGCGGGGTGATCCGCATCGAGACCGCCAACCAGTACGTCGACAAGGTGATCCGCGGCTACGACCAGGTGGCCGAGGGCGAATATATCGTCCTGAAGGTCTCGGACACGGGCGTCGGGATCGCCCCGAAGGACATCAAGAAGATCTTCGAGCCCTTCTACACGAAGAAGATCATGGGCCGCAGCGGCACGGGCCTGGGCATGGCCGTCGTCTGGGGGACGGTCAAGGATCACAAGGGCTACATCGACATCGACAGCGTGGAAGGCAAGGGGACGACCTTCTTCCTGTACTTCCCCGTCAACCGCACGGCGGTGAAGCAGGAAGAGCGGAAAATCACCATCGAGAACTATCTCTCGAAGGGCGAGACCATCCTGGTCGTCGACGACGTGGCCGAACAGCGGGAGCTGGCCTCGGCGATGCTGCGGAAACTGGGCTACGTCACCGAGACGCTCGCGAGCGGCGAGGAGGCCGTGGAGTACCTCAAGCAGAAGCCGGCGAGCCTCGTCATCCTGGACATGATCATGGAGCCCGGCATCGACGGCCTCGAGACCTACCGGAAGATCCGGGAGCACCGCCCCGGGCAGAAGGCGATCATCGTGAGCGGGTTCGCCGAGACGGACCGGGTCAAGGAGGCGCAGAGGCTCGGCGCCGGCCCCTACCTGAAGAAGCCCTACACGCTGGAGAAGATCGCCATCGCCGTGCGCCGGGAACTGGACAAGGCGGCCTAG
- a CDS encoding TRAP transporter small permease has translation MKKLINLIDGLSGIGGWTAGVFMTAALVISVAEILYRSLLDRTLYITDEYTGYLMAMLTFMGLAYTLRERGHIRMMFLPHVIKGRAHVIYNMACYTVGFLFCAGLTLFTWEFFWDSVVNESQSMQVSETYLAIPQFFMPVGSLLLTLQFAAEFLKGLAVLRGDTEGLRILEEADDLGR, from the coding sequence ATGAAAAAGCTGATCAACCTCATCGACGGGCTTTCCGGCATCGGAGGGTGGACGGCGGGGGTCTTCATGACCGCGGCGCTGGTCATTTCCGTGGCCGAGATCCTCTACCGGAGCCTTCTCGACAGGACCCTCTACATCACCGACGAGTACACGGGCTACCTGATGGCCATGCTCACCTTCATGGGGCTGGCCTACACGCTCCGTGAGCGGGGCCACATCCGGATGATGTTTCTGCCCCATGTCATCAAGGGAAGGGCCCATGTCATCTACAACATGGCCTGCTACACGGTGGGTTTCCTCTTCTGCGCGGGGCTGACGCTCTTCACCTGGGAGTTCTTCTGGGACTCCGTGGTCAACGAGTCGCAGTCCATGCAGGTCTCCGAGACCTACCTGGCCATACCGCAGTTCTTCATGCCCGTCGGCTCATTGCTGCTGACCCTGCAGTTTGCGGCGGAGTTCCTGAAGGGACTTGCCGTGCTGCGGGGCGACACGGAAGGCCTTCGCATCCTCGAGGAGGCCGATGACCTCGGCCGGTAG
- a CDS encoding twin-arginine translocase TatA/TatE family subunit: MPNIGLPELLIIVVIALVFFGPGKLPELGSAMGKAIRGFKKAVNDPAEKGEKEPAKTGKP; this comes from the coding sequence ATGCCCAATATCGGATTGCCCGAACTGCTCATCATCGTCGTCATCGCGCTGGTCTTCTTCGGACCCGGGAAGCTCCCCGAACTCGGGAGCGCCATGGGGAAGGCCATCCGCGGCTTCAAGAAAGCCGTGAACGACCCCGCCGAGAAGGGTGAAAAGGAGCCCGCCAAGACGGGTAAGCCATGA
- a CDS encoding 5-oxoprolinase subunit PxpA: protein MRKIDLNCDMGESFGAWSMGMDGEVIRHVTSANIACGFHAGDPRVMYETVRLARDHGVGVGAHPGYPDLVGFGRRNLDCTPEEVRDYVAYQIGAMKAFCAMHGVALQHVKPHGSLYNMSVGNEAMIRAIVEAIAGVDRSVIYLALGGAQAPLVTKIAQEAGIRVAFEAFPDRAYTPEGRLAPRSLPGAVIKDPKTASERALRMAKEGKIVTTDGSILEMRIDTICVHGDNPSAVELVKSIRTAIEAEGISVVPMGTFIK, encoded by the coding sequence ATGAGGAAGATCGATCTCAACTGCGACATGGGGGAGAGCTTCGGCGCCTGGTCGATGGGGATGGACGGCGAGGTGATCAGGCACGTCACCTCGGCCAACATCGCCTGCGGCTTTCACGCCGGGGACCCCCGGGTCATGTACGAAACGGTGAGGCTCGCGAGGGACCACGGCGTGGGCGTGGGTGCCCACCCGGGCTACCCGGACCTCGTGGGCTTCGGGCGGCGCAACCTGGACTGCACGCCCGAGGAGGTCCGCGACTATGTGGCCTACCAGATCGGGGCCATGAAGGCCTTCTGCGCGATGCACGGGGTCGCGCTGCAGCACGTCAAGCCCCACGGCAGCCTCTACAACATGAGCGTCGGAAACGAGGCGATGATCCGCGCCATCGTGGAGGCCATCGCCGGTGTGGACCGAAGCGTCATCTACCTCGCCCTCGGCGGGGCCCAGGCCCCCCTCGTGACGAAGATCGCACAGGAGGCGGGCATCCGGGTCGCCTTCGAGGCCTTCCCCGACCGGGCCTACACGCCCGAGGGGAGACTCGCGCCGCGGAGCCTACCGGGGGCCGTCATCAAGGACCCCAAAACGGCCTCCGAACGGGCCCTCCGCATGGCGAAGGAAGGGAAAATCGTCACCACCGACGGCAGCATCCTCGAGATGCGGATCGACACGATCTGCGTCCACGGCGACAACCCCTCGGCGGTGGAGCTGGTGAAGAGCATCCGCACGGCCATCGAAGCGGAGGGGATCTCCGTCGTCCCCATGGGAACATTTATCAAGTAG
- the pxpB gene encoding 5-oxoprolinase subunit PxpB: MSHLYDKPQIRLSGDRAILVEYGDAIDPAVNEKVRAMTALLKRGLPEGVEGVIPAYRNLSILYDPLVTSPDRILAHLLGLEARLGEIEIPRPRVVEIPVLYGGEHGPDIGVVAEHNGLSVDEVIAIHAGKVYPIYMIGFTPGFCYLGGLDRRIHTPRRKTPRTLLPGGSVGIAEAQTGMYPVDSPGGWQIIGRTPLRLFAPERENPFLYDPGDRIRFVPITAAQYERIRAREGA; this comes from the coding sequence TTGTCTCACCTCTACGACAAACCGCAAATCCGCCTGAGCGGCGATCGTGCCATCCTCGTCGAGTACGGCGATGCGATCGATCCCGCCGTCAACGAGAAGGTGCGGGCCATGACGGCGCTGCTCAAGCGGGGACTCCCCGAGGGCGTCGAGGGCGTGATCCCGGCGTACCGAAACCTGTCGATCCTCTATGACCCCCTGGTCACATCCCCCGATCGGATCCTCGCGCACCTGCTGGGGCTGGAGGCGCGGCTCGGCGAGATCGAGATCCCAAGGCCCCGCGTCGTGGAGATCCCCGTCCTGTACGGCGGGGAGCACGGCCCGGACATCGGCGTCGTGGCGGAACACAACGGGCTGAGCGTCGACGAGGTCATCGCCATCCACGCGGGGAAGGTCTATCCCATCTACATGATCGGCTTCACGCCGGGCTTCTGCTACCTGGGGGGCCTCGACAGGCGGATCCACACGCCGCGGCGCAAGACGCCCCGGACCCTTCTGCCCGGCGGCTCCGTGGGCATCGCCGAGGCCCAGACGGGCATGTACCCCGTCGACAGCCCCGGCGGCTGGCAGATCATCGGCCGCACGCCCCTTCGCCTCTTTGCACCCGAACGGGAGAACCCCTTCCTGTACGATCCGGGGGACCGCATCCGATTCGTGCCGATCACGGCTGCCCAGTACGAGCGCATCCGGGCAAGGGAGGGTGCCTGA
- a CDS encoding DUF1385 domain-containing protein: protein MTILHLTRAIFCRIVHVFSGEAPCGHSKPTGPDDIAGGQAVIEGVMMRHGNRIAVAVRTPAKDIVIREQDYVPLTKRYRLLGLRIIRGAVTLVEMMVLGIKTLLYSAEIALPEGEKKPRGWEIALSLCLSFGLALTLFVLIPAYCFAFLRDFIANTVLLNIVEGLIRLGIFLAFLLTTLLMQDMRRVFMYHGAEHKTVFAWEHGQELTVENIKRFSTRHPRCGTSFILVVFVISILVFSLLGRPDFLTRVVYKLSLFPLIAGLAYEVIRFSGKHKDKAWVKMISWPGLMLQKITTREPTDDQIEVAVAAMKKVI, encoded by the coding sequence ATGACGATCCTTCACCTGACGCGGGCCATCTTCTGCCGGATCGTGCACGTCTTCAGCGGGGAAGCGCCCTGCGGGCACTCGAAACCCACCGGCCCCGACGACATCGCCGGCGGCCAGGCCGTCATCGAGGGCGTCATGATGCGCCACGGCAACCGCATCGCCGTGGCCGTCCGGACCCCCGCGAAGGACATCGTCATCCGGGAGCAGGACTACGTCCCCCTCACGAAGCGCTACCGCCTCCTGGGGCTGCGCATCATCCGGGGCGCCGTGACGCTCGTGGAGATGATGGTCCTCGGCATCAAGACCCTGCTCTACTCCGCCGAGATCGCCCTGCCCGAGGGAGAGAAGAAGCCCCGGGGCTGGGAGATCGCCCTGTCGCTGTGCCTGAGCTTCGGCCTGGCGCTCACGCTCTTCGTCCTGATCCCGGCTTACTGCTTCGCCTTCCTGCGGGACTTCATCGCCAACACGGTTCTCCTGAACATCGTCGAGGGCCTGATCCGGCTCGGGATCTTCCTCGCCTTCCTGCTCACCACGCTGCTCATGCAGGACATGCGGCGGGTCTTCATGTACCATGGCGCCGAGCACAAGACCGTTTTCGCCTGGGAGCACGGCCAGGAGCTCACCGTGGAGAACATCAAGCGGTTCTCGACGCGCCACCCCCGCTGCGGGACGAGCTTCATCCTCGTGGTGTTCGTGATCTCGATCCTCGTGTTCTCGCTGCTCGGCAGGCCGGACTTCCTGACGCGGGTCGTCTACAAGCTCTCCCTCTTTCCGCTGATCGCGGGGCTTGCCTACGAGGTCATCCGCTTCAGCGGGAAGCACAAGGACAAGGCCTGGGTGAAGATGATCAGCTGGCCCGGGCTCATGCTGCAGAAGATCACCACGCGCGAGCCCACGGACGACCAGATCGAGGTGGCCGTGGCGGCCATGAAGAAGGTGATCTAG
- the lexA gene encoding repressor LexA has translation MRGQRTLKMVEREIAGFYRDRRRMPTYSEMMAVLGVRSKAVVHFWVRKLLAAGVLEKDARGFLSPARRAFGLPMVGDVAAGFPSPAEEELRDIISFDEYLITKPGTSFLLRVSGDSMIDEGIHPGDLVVIERGREPKSGDIVIAEVDGEWTLKFFRRKGKDVFLEAANAKYPPIRARSELRVGGVVSAVIRKYPG, from the coding sequence ATGAGAGGACAGAGAACCCTGAAGATGGTGGAGAGGGAGATCGCCGGGTTTTACCGGGACCGCAGGCGGATGCCCACCTACTCGGAGATGATGGCCGTCCTGGGGGTGCGCTCCAAGGCCGTCGTCCACTTCTGGGTCCGCAAGCTCCTTGCCGCGGGCGTGCTCGAAAAGGACGCCCGGGGGTTCTTGTCCCCCGCGAGGCGGGCCTTCGGCCTCCCCATGGTGGGCGACGTGGCGGCGGGCTTCCCCTCCCCTGCCGAGGAGGAACTGCGGGACATCATCTCCTTCGACGAGTATCTTATCACGAAACCCGGCACGTCCTTTCTTCTCCGGGTCTCGGGGGACTCCATGATCGACGAGGGGATCCACCCGGGTGACCTGGTCGTCATCGAGAGGGGCCGCGAGCCGAAATCGGGCGACATCGTGATCGCCGAGGTCGACGGCGAGTGGACGCTGAAGTTTTTCCGCCGGAAGGGAAAGGACGTCTTCCTCGAGGCGGCCAACGCGAAGTACCCGCCCATCCGCGCCCGCTCAGAGCTGCGCGTGGGCGGCGTGGTGAGCGCCGTCATCCGGAAGTACCCGGGATGA